The following coding sequences are from one Anolis sagrei isolate rAnoSag1 chromosome 6, rAnoSag1.mat, whole genome shotgun sequence window:
- the SLC6A16 gene encoding orphan sodium- and chloride-dependent neurotransmitter transporter NTT5 isoform X1 — MEKSKADLESDVIPDVESNQDLLYEESTARPAWGSKIQYILAQVGFSVGLGNVWRFPYLCHQNGGGAFLLLYLMLLLIIGIPLFFLELAAGQSIRQGSIGVWKYISPRLMGIGFASCVVCSFVALYYNVIIAWSLFYLGNSFQSPLPWNDCPETVNQTISVETECEASSATVYFWYRKALHVSDSIEESGGLDPALTGCLFAAWALVCLAMIKGIKSSGKVLYFSSLFPYVVLFCFLVRALLLEGAADGIRIMFTPDLTIWGDMQVWRQAATQVFFALGLGFGTIIAYSSYNKQDNNCHFDGLLVAFVNFLTSVLATLVVFAVLGFRANVITQNCAERNIAILSQLASNGPLSAVLPENFTDYSASQYSAWYRELNNDTEQLLLKLEVGDCRVEDEMNKGVEGTGLAFIAFTEAMTLFPTAPFWSVLFFFMLLNLGLSTMLGTMQGIITPLLDNFQSLQRHRTLFTVLCCIIGFLLGLVFVQHSGNYFVTMFDDYSATLPLLVVVTFEAFAVAWIYGADRFLNDIEKMLGWRPWRIYKYMWRFVSLGAMLCLLLGSLLRMVLKRPTYQAWNREKAEEQQLEYPPWALGVLVSLIVVAALPIPVMFLRQLLIERFAGHSRGTGMAVPTEEEDEAEEKESPADPDHRGNGYVLVKAEDGQD, encoded by the exons ATGGAGAAGTCCAAAGCAGACTTAGAATCGGATGTTATCCCTGATGTCGAATCAAATCAAGATCTGCTCTATGAGGAATCCACTGCCCGGCCTGCCTGGGGATCAAAGATCCAATATATCCTTGCCCAGGTTGGCTTTTCTGTTGGACTCGGCAATGTCTGGCGGTTTCCCTACCTCTGTCATCAAAATGGAGGAG GTGCATTTCTGCTGCTTTATCTGATGCTCCTCTTAATCATCGGGATCCCGCTTTTCTTCCTGGAGTTGGCAGCAGGGCAAAGTATCCGACAGGGCAGCATTGGGGTCTGGAAGTACATCAGCCCTCGCCTGATGGGCATTGGCTTTGCAAGCTGTGTG GTTTGTTCCTTTGTTGCCCTATATTACAATGTCATTATTGCATGGAGTCTTTTCTACTTGGGTAACTCCTTTCAGTCTCCGTTACCTTGGAACGACTGCCCAGAAACAGTGAACCAAACCATCTCAG taGAAACGGAATGTGAGGCCAGTTCTGCCACTGTCTACTTTTGGTACCGTAAGGCTTTGCATGTGTCCGATTCCATTGAGGAGAGTGGCGGTCTCGATCCAGCGCTTACCGGCTGCCTCTTTGCCGCTTGGGCTCTGGTGTGTCTGGCAATGATTAAAGGCATCAAATCCTCAGGCAAG gTGCTGTATTTCAGCTCTCTGTTCCCATATGTAGTTCTCTTTTGCTTCCTGGTCCGTGCTTTGCTGTTAGAAGGGGCTGCTGACGGGATCCGGATCATGTTTACACCCGAT TTGACCATCTGGGGCGACATGCAGGTTTGGCGGCAGGCAGCCACCCAGGTGTTCTTTGCCCTGGGCCTGGGCTTTGGCACCATCATCGCTTATTCCAGCTATAACAAACAAGACAACAACTGCCACTTTGATGGGCTCCTTGTGGCTTTTGTCAACTTCCTTACTTCAGTCCTGGCTACACTGGTTGTGTTTGCTGTGCTGGGCTTCCGTGCCAACGTCATCACGCAGAACTGTGCTGAGAG gAATATAGCCATCCTCTCACAACTAGCAAGCAATGGTCCCCTCTCTGCTGTCCTCCCTGAAAACTTCACAGATTACTCTGCCTCGCAGTATAGTGCTTGGTATCGAGAGCTGAACAATGACACAGAGCAGCTGCTGCTGAAGTTGGAAGTCGGAGACTGCCGTGTAGAGGACGAAATGAACAAG GGTGTGGAGGGCACCGGCCTGGCTTTCATTGCTTTCACAGAGGCCATGACGCTGTTTCCGACTGCCCCCTTCTGGTCTGTGCTCTTCTTTTTCATGCTGCTGAACTTGGGGCTGAGCACTATGCTGGGGACCATGCAAGGGATCATCACTCCTCTGCTGGACAACTTCCAAAGTCTCCAGCGTCATCGGACCCTTTTCACAG TGTTGTGTTGCATTATTGGATTCTTACTGGGCTTAGTTTTCGTTCAGCATTCAGGCAACTACTTTGTCACCATGTTTGATGACTATTCAGCGACACTTCCCCTGCTTGTTGTTGTGACTTTTGAAGCTTTTGCTGTGGCCTGGATCTATGGCGCAGACAG ATTCTTAAATGACATAGAAAAAATGCTAGGGTGGCGCCCTTGGAGAATCTACAAATACATGTGGCGCTTTGTGAGCCTTGGAGCAATGTTGTGTTTGCTGCTAGGAAGTCTGTTACGTATGGTTTTGAAGCGACCCACCTATCAGGCCTGGAACAGAGAAAAG GCAGAGGAACAGCAGCTGGAATATCCACCGTGGGCCCTGGGTGTTCTGGTTAGCCTTATTGTTGTGGCTGCTCTTCCCATCCCGGTTATGTTCCTCCGGCAGCTATTGATAGAGCGGTTTGCTGGGCACAGTAGAGGGACTGGCATGGCAGTACCCACGGAAGAAGAAGATGaggcagaagaaaaagagagTCCAGCTGATCCAGATCACCGAGGCAATGGATATGTGTTGGTCAAGGCAGAAGATGGACAGGATTAA
- the SLC6A16 gene encoding orphan sodium- and chloride-dependent neurotransmitter transporter NTT5 isoform X2, with the protein MEKSKADLESDVIPDVESNQDLLYEESTARPAWGSKIQYILAQVGFSVGLGNVWRFPYLCHQNGGGAFLLLYLMLLLIIGIPLFFLELAAGQSIRQGSIGVWKYISPRLMGIGFASCVVCSFVALYYNVIIAWSLFYLGNSFQSPLPWNDCPETVNQTISETECEASSATVYFWYRKALHVSDSIEESGGLDPALTGCLFAAWALVCLAMIKGIKSSGKVLYFSSLFPYVVLFCFLVRALLLEGAADGIRIMFTPDLTIWGDMQVWRQAATQVFFALGLGFGTIIAYSSYNKQDNNCHFDGLLVAFVNFLTSVLATLVVFAVLGFRANVITQNCAERNIAILSQLASNGPLSAVLPENFTDYSASQYSAWYRELNNDTEQLLLKLEVGDCRVEDEMNKGVEGTGLAFIAFTEAMTLFPTAPFWSVLFFFMLLNLGLSTMLGTMQGIITPLLDNFQSLQRHRTLFTVLCCIIGFLLGLVFVQHSGNYFVTMFDDYSATLPLLVVVTFEAFAVAWIYGADRFLNDIEKMLGWRPWRIYKYMWRFVSLGAMLCLLLGSLLRMVLKRPTYQAWNREKAEEQQLEYPPWALGVLVSLIVVAALPIPVMFLRQLLIERFAGHSRGTGMAVPTEEEDEAEEKESPADPDHRGNGYVLVKAEDGQD; encoded by the exons ATGGAGAAGTCCAAAGCAGACTTAGAATCGGATGTTATCCCTGATGTCGAATCAAATCAAGATCTGCTCTATGAGGAATCCACTGCCCGGCCTGCCTGGGGATCAAAGATCCAATATATCCTTGCCCAGGTTGGCTTTTCTGTTGGACTCGGCAATGTCTGGCGGTTTCCCTACCTCTGTCATCAAAATGGAGGAG GTGCATTTCTGCTGCTTTATCTGATGCTCCTCTTAATCATCGGGATCCCGCTTTTCTTCCTGGAGTTGGCAGCAGGGCAAAGTATCCGACAGGGCAGCATTGGGGTCTGGAAGTACATCAGCCCTCGCCTGATGGGCATTGGCTTTGCAAGCTGTGTG GTTTGTTCCTTTGTTGCCCTATATTACAATGTCATTATTGCATGGAGTCTTTTCTACTTGGGTAACTCCTTTCAGTCTCCGTTACCTTGGAACGACTGCCCAGAAACAGTGAACCAAACCATCTCAG AAACGGAATGTGAGGCCAGTTCTGCCACTGTCTACTTTTGGTACCGTAAGGCTTTGCATGTGTCCGATTCCATTGAGGAGAGTGGCGGTCTCGATCCAGCGCTTACCGGCTGCCTCTTTGCCGCTTGGGCTCTGGTGTGTCTGGCAATGATTAAAGGCATCAAATCCTCAGGCAAG gTGCTGTATTTCAGCTCTCTGTTCCCATATGTAGTTCTCTTTTGCTTCCTGGTCCGTGCTTTGCTGTTAGAAGGGGCTGCTGACGGGATCCGGATCATGTTTACACCCGAT TTGACCATCTGGGGCGACATGCAGGTTTGGCGGCAGGCAGCCACCCAGGTGTTCTTTGCCCTGGGCCTGGGCTTTGGCACCATCATCGCTTATTCCAGCTATAACAAACAAGACAACAACTGCCACTTTGATGGGCTCCTTGTGGCTTTTGTCAACTTCCTTACTTCAGTCCTGGCTACACTGGTTGTGTTTGCTGTGCTGGGCTTCCGTGCCAACGTCATCACGCAGAACTGTGCTGAGAG gAATATAGCCATCCTCTCACAACTAGCAAGCAATGGTCCCCTCTCTGCTGTCCTCCCTGAAAACTTCACAGATTACTCTGCCTCGCAGTATAGTGCTTGGTATCGAGAGCTGAACAATGACACAGAGCAGCTGCTGCTGAAGTTGGAAGTCGGAGACTGCCGTGTAGAGGACGAAATGAACAAG GGTGTGGAGGGCACCGGCCTGGCTTTCATTGCTTTCACAGAGGCCATGACGCTGTTTCCGACTGCCCCCTTCTGGTCTGTGCTCTTCTTTTTCATGCTGCTGAACTTGGGGCTGAGCACTATGCTGGGGACCATGCAAGGGATCATCACTCCTCTGCTGGACAACTTCCAAAGTCTCCAGCGTCATCGGACCCTTTTCACAG TGTTGTGTTGCATTATTGGATTCTTACTGGGCTTAGTTTTCGTTCAGCATTCAGGCAACTACTTTGTCACCATGTTTGATGACTATTCAGCGACACTTCCCCTGCTTGTTGTTGTGACTTTTGAAGCTTTTGCTGTGGCCTGGATCTATGGCGCAGACAG ATTCTTAAATGACATAGAAAAAATGCTAGGGTGGCGCCCTTGGAGAATCTACAAATACATGTGGCGCTTTGTGAGCCTTGGAGCAATGTTGTGTTTGCTGCTAGGAAGTCTGTTACGTATGGTTTTGAAGCGACCCACCTATCAGGCCTGGAACAGAGAAAAG GCAGAGGAACAGCAGCTGGAATATCCACCGTGGGCCCTGGGTGTTCTGGTTAGCCTTATTGTTGTGGCTGCTCTTCCCATCCCGGTTATGTTCCTCCGGCAGCTATTGATAGAGCGGTTTGCTGGGCACAGTAGAGGGACTGGCATGGCAGTACCCACGGAAGAAGAAGATGaggcagaagaaaaagagagTCCAGCTGATCCAGATCACCGAGGCAATGGATATGTGTTGGTCAAGGCAGAAGATGGACAGGATTAA